A region from the Streptosporangium sp. NBC_01756 genome encodes:
- a CDS encoding peptidase inhibitor family I36 protein, giving the protein MPRASASPMGPGNRVNGGSVSVLPDVLKSAAVIPSLSKIRPGMFVPSSKESFTNGGTLGKKLQMLALPIAAVALATLTSVPAQAADGYNRCHDDHYCLFSGLDGTGDIIEIQSDTPDLAALNMAGRAKSDWNRTDSYIHLYSEADYGGCSALTTPGGKGNFFSTYRDFFNSVRIGGPNGPSCLTFSGSRADSHG; this is encoded by the coding sequence ATGCCCCGGGCCTCGGCATCGCCGATGGGGCCGGGCAACCGAGTCAACGGCGGGTCGGTATCCGTACTTCCCGACGTGTTGAAATCGGCGGCGGTTATCCCTTCCCTCAGCAAGATCAGGCCAGGTATGTTTGTGCCGTCATCGAAGGAAAGTTTCACCAATGGAGGAACATTGGGAAAGAAGCTTCAGATGCTGGCACTACCGATCGCGGCCGTTGCGCTGGCCACCCTGACGAGCGTTCCCGCCCAGGCGGCCGATGGCTACAACCGATGCCATGACGACCACTACTGTCTGTTCTCCGGCCTCGACGGCACGGGCGACATCATCGAGATCCAGAGCGATACGCCGGATCTCGCCGCACTCAACATGGCCGGCCGGGCCAAGTCGGACTGGAACCGCACGGATTCCTACATCCACCTTTACTCCGAAGCCGACTACGGCGGCTGCTCCGCGCTGACCACCCCTGGTGGGAAGGGCAATTTCTTCAGCACGTACCGCGACTTCTTCAATTCCGTCCGCATCGGCGGTCCGAACGGCCCGTCCTGCCTCACCTTCTCGGGTTCACGGGCCGACTCACACGGCTGA